A single genomic interval of Ramlibacter sp. harbors:
- the acs gene encoding acetate--CoA ligase has translation MSAIESVLVENRVFPPSDAIVKSARISGMDAYNALCAEADKDFEGFWARLARENLVWNKPFTRTLDESKAPFYQWFDDGELNASANCLDKHMGTPVENKTAIIFEADDGAVTKVSYKELLARVSQFANALKAQGIKKGDRVIIYMPMTVEGVIAMQACARIGATHSVVFGGFSAKALQERIIDAGAVAVITANFQMRGGKELPLKAIVDDGIALGGCTTLKTVLVYMRTPTACNMVAGRDITFTDALKGQPGDCPAQPVGAEHPLFILYTSGSTGKPKGVQHSTGGYLLWAKLTMDWTFDIRPEDVFWCTADIGWITGHTYVAYGPLAAGATQVIFEGIPTYPNAGRFWQMIEKHKVSVFYTAPTAIRSLIKAAEGDEKVHPDRSDLSSLRILGSVGEPINPEAWMWYHRHVGREKCPIVDTFWQTETGGHVITPLPGATPLVPGSCTLPLPGIAAAIVDEVGKDLPHGSGGMLVIKRPWPSMIRTIWNDPERFKKSYFPEEMGGTIYLAGDGAVRSADRGYFRITGRIDDVLNVSGHRLGTMEIESALVSKTDLVAEAAVVGRPDDVTGEAVCAFVVLKRSRPTGEEARQIANELRNWVAKEIGPIAKPKDIRFGDNLPKTRSGKIMRRLLRSIAKGEAITQDTSTLENPAILEQLAEKL, from the coding sequence ATGAGTGCCATCGAGTCGGTACTGGTCGAAAACCGAGTGTTCCCGCCCAGCGACGCCATCGTCAAGAGCGCCCGCATTTCGGGCATGGACGCCTACAACGCGCTGTGCGCGGAGGCCGACAAGGACTTTGAGGGCTTCTGGGCCCGCCTGGCGCGCGAGAACCTGGTGTGGAACAAGCCCTTCACGCGCACGCTCGACGAATCGAAGGCCCCGTTCTACCAGTGGTTCGATGATGGCGAGCTCAACGCCTCGGCCAACTGCCTGGACAAGCACATGGGCACGCCGGTCGAGAACAAGACTGCCATCATTTTTGAAGCCGACGACGGCGCCGTCACCAAGGTCAGCTACAAGGAACTGCTGGCCCGCGTGAGCCAGTTCGCCAACGCGCTCAAGGCCCAGGGCATCAAGAAGGGTGACCGCGTCATCATCTACATGCCCATGACGGTGGAAGGCGTGATCGCGATGCAGGCCTGTGCCCGCATCGGCGCCACCCACAGCGTGGTGTTTGGCGGCTTCAGTGCCAAGGCGCTGCAGGAGCGCATCATCGACGCGGGCGCGGTGGCCGTGATCACGGCCAACTTCCAGATGCGCGGCGGCAAGGAACTGCCGCTCAAGGCCATCGTGGACGACGGCATTGCACTGGGCGGCTGCACCACGCTCAAGACCGTGCTGGTCTACATGCGCACGCCCACGGCCTGCAACATGGTGGCCGGGCGCGACATCACCTTCACTGACGCACTCAAGGGCCAGCCCGGCGACTGCCCGGCCCAGCCCGTGGGCGCCGAGCACCCGCTGTTCATCCTCTACACCTCGGGCTCCACCGGCAAGCCCAAGGGCGTGCAGCACTCCACCGGCGGCTACCTGCTGTGGGCCAAGCTCACCATGGACTGGACCTTTGACATCCGCCCCGAGGACGTGTTCTGGTGCACGGCCGACATTGGCTGGATCACGGGCCACACCTATGTGGCCTATGGCCCGCTGGCGGCCGGTGCCACGCAGGTGATTTTTGAAGGCATCCCCACCTACCCGAACGCCGGGCGCTTCTGGCAGATGATCGAGAAGCACAAGGTCTCGGTGTTCTACACCGCGCCCACGGCGATCCGCTCGCTGATCAAGGCCGCCGAGGGCGACGAGAAGGTCCACCCCGACCGGTCCGACCTGTCGAGCCTGCGCATCCTGGGCAGCGTGGGCGAGCCCATCAACCCTGAAGCCTGGATGTGGTACCACCGCCATGTGGGCCGCGAGAAATGCCCGATCGTGGACACCTTCTGGCAGACCGAAACAGGCGGCCACGTGATCACGCCGCTGCCGGGTGCCACGCCGCTGGTGCCGGGTTCGTGCACGCTGCCGCTGCCTGGCATTGCCGCCGCCATCGTGGACGAGGTCGGCAAGGACCTGCCCCATGGCTCGGGTGGCATGCTGGTGATCAAGCGCCCCTGGCCCTCGATGATCCGCACCATCTGGAACGACCCCGAGCGCTTCAAGAAGAGCTATTTCCCCGAGGAAATGGGCGGCACCATCTACCTGGCCGGCGACGGCGCGGTGCGCAGCGCCGACCGCGGCTACTTCCGCATCACGGGCCGCATTGACGACGTGCTCAACGTGTCGGGCCACCGCCTGGGCACCATGGAGATCGAATCGGCCCTGGTGTCCAAGACCGACCTTGTGGCCGAAGCCGCGGTGGTGGGCCGGCCCGACGATGTGACCGGCGAGGCCGTGTGTGCCTTTGTGGTGCTCAAGCGCTCACGGCCCACGGGTGAAGAGGCCAGGCAGATCGCCAACGAACTGCGCAACTGGGTGGCCAAGGAGATCGGCCCCATCGCCAAGCCCAAGGACATCCGCTTTGGCGACAACCTCCCCAAGACCCGCAGCGGCAAGATCATGCGCCGCCTGCTGCGCAGCATCGCCAAGGGCGAGGCGATCACGCAGGACACCAGCACGCTGGAGAATCCGGCCATCCTCGAGCAATTGGCCGAAAAGCTGTGA
- a CDS encoding YqhA family protein produces MSDPILKTASPLRPLPNLIFASRWLQLPLYLGLIVAQAVYVVHFLVELLHLVEAAFGSQTALQALVTSIGYKTNAPITTLNETVIMLVVLALIDVVMISNLLIMVIVGGYETFVSRMNLEGHRDQPEWLSHVNASVLKVKLAMSIIGISSIHLLKTFINADNYTDRVLIAQTAIHIAFLLSAMAIAYTDKLMSGSGPRH; encoded by the coding sequence ATGTCCGACCCCATTCTCAAAACGGCCTCTCCGCTGCGCCCGCTGCCCAACCTGATTTTTGCGAGCCGCTGGCTGCAACTGCCGCTGTACCTGGGCCTGATCGTGGCGCAGGCCGTGTACGTGGTGCACTTCCTCGTGGAACTGCTGCACCTGGTGGAAGCGGCCTTTGGCAGCCAGACCGCGCTGCAGGCGCTGGTGACCAGCATCGGCTACAAGACCAACGCGCCCATCACCACGCTCAACGAGACCGTGATCATGCTGGTGGTGCTCGCGCTGATCGACGTGGTGATGATCTCCAACCTGCTGATCATGGTGATCGTGGGCGGCTACGAGACCTTTGTGAGCCGCATGAACCTGGAAGGCCACCGCGACCAGCCCGAATGGCTGAGCCATGTGAATGCCTCGGTGCTGAAGGTGAAGCTGGCGATGTCCATCATCGGCATCAGCTCCATCCACCTGCTCAAGACCTTCATCAACGCCGACAACTACACCGACCGCGTGCTGATCGCGCAGACGGCCATCCACATCGCCTTCCTGCTGTCGGCCATGGCCATTGCCTACACCGACAAGCTGATGTCCGGCAGCGGACCGCGCCACTGA
- the nhaA gene encoding Na+/H+ antiporter NhaA, with protein MIKTLRQAANQFIHSQSLGGVVLALAAIVALIVSNSPWSAAYERFLGLPGEVRVGTDLLVLAKPLLVWVNDLWMAVFFFLVGLEIKREMIEGDLASRSQALLPAGAAVGGMMVPALVYTAINWGDAVALRGWAIPAATDIAFALGILVLLGSRVPASLKVFLTAVAIIDDLGAILIIAFFYTADLSPLMLGVGGVGVLVLLALNRLRVMAVGPYVVVGLIIWLCVLKSGIHATLAGVITALAIPLTDGKGGSPLKRAEHALHPWVAFAVLPMFAFVNAGVSLDGVSWRTLGQSVPLGIAAGLVLGKAVGVFGASWALIRWGGASRPAGADWRQFLGVCVLCGVGFTMSLFIGALAFETQGPAYATQVKLGVLLGSLVAGALGSALLLWRPRA; from the coding sequence ATGATCAAAACCCTCAGGCAGGCCGCCAACCAGTTCATCCACTCGCAGTCGCTGGGCGGCGTGGTGCTGGCGCTGGCCGCCATCGTGGCGCTGATCGTCAGCAATTCGCCGTGGAGCGCGGCCTACGAGCGGTTTCTGGGCCTGCCGGGCGAGGTGCGTGTGGGCACCGACCTGCTGGTGCTGGCCAAGCCCCTGCTGGTGTGGGTGAACGACCTGTGGATGGCGGTGTTCTTCTTCCTGGTGGGGCTGGAGATCAAGCGCGAAATGATCGAGGGCGACCTGGCCTCGCGCAGCCAGGCGCTGCTGCCCGCCGGTGCGGCCGTGGGCGGCATGATGGTGCCGGCGCTGGTGTACACGGCCATCAACTGGGGCGACGCCGTGGCCTTGCGCGGCTGGGCGATTCCGGCGGCCACCGACATTGCCTTTGCGCTGGGCATCCTGGTGCTGCTGGGCAGCCGCGTGCCGGCTTCGCTCAAGGTGTTCCTGACCGCGGTGGCCATCATTGATGACCTGGGCGCGATCCTGATCATTGCGTTTTTCTACACGGCCGACCTGTCGCCGCTGATGCTGGGGGTGGGGGGCGTGGGCGTGCTGGTGTTGCTGGCGCTGAACCGCCTGCGCGTGATGGCGGTGGGCCCCTACGTGGTGGTGGGCCTGATCATCTGGCTGTGCGTGCTCAAGTCGGGCATCCACGCCACGCTCGCGGGTGTGATCACGGCGCTGGCGATTCCGCTGACCGATGGCAAGGGCGGCTCGCCACTCAAGCGGGCCGAGCACGCGCTGCACCCCTGGGTGGCGTTTGCGGTGCTGCCCATGTTTGCCTTTGTCAACGCCGGGGTCTCGCTGGACGGTGTCTCGTGGCGCACGCTGGGCCAGTCGGTGCCGCTGGGCATTGCGGCGGGCCTGGTGCTGGGCAAGGCCGTGGGGGTGTTCGGCGCGTCGTGGGCGCTGATCCGCTGGGGTGGCGCGAGCCGGCCCGCGGGCGCCGACTGGCGGCAGTTCCTTGGCGTCTGTGTGCTGTGCGGCGTGGGCTTCACCATGAGCCTGTTCATTGGCGCCCTGGCCTTTGAAACGCAGGGCCCGGCCTATGCCACGCAGGTCAAGCTGGGTGTGCTGCTGGGCTCGTTGGTGGCCGGCGCGCTGGGCAGCGCGCTGCTGCTGTGGCGGCCCCGGGCCTGA
- the fumC gene encoding class II fumarate hydratase yields the protein MTSTPPTRTERDTFGPIEVPADRLWGAQTQRSLQNFDISGERQPLEIIRALAQTKRASAVVNHALGLQDDKKTRAIVAAADEVIAGQHAAEFPLVVWQTGSGTQTNMNVNEVLANRASELLGGERGEGRLVHPNDDVNRSQSSNDVFPTAMHVAAVDAITHRLLPAIAKLRATLERKSEDFMDIVKIGRTHLQDATPLTLGQEFSGYVAQLAHGEAHVRAALPHLCELALGGTAVGTGLNAPKGYAEQVAAELARLTGLPLVTAPSKFEALASVDALVHAHGALKTLAASLNKIANDVRWLASGPRSGIGELSIPENEPGSSIMPGKVNPTQSEALTMLCAQVMGNDVAINIGGMSGNFELNVFRPMVAHNFLQSVRLLADGMRSFNDHCAAGIAPNRERIDELVQRSLMLVTALNTHIGYDKAAFIAKKAHKEGSSLRDAAIASGHVTAQQFDQWVVPRNMTGR from the coding sequence ATGACTTCCACGCCCCCCACCCGCACCGAACGCGACACCTTTGGCCCCATCGAGGTCCCGGCCGACCGGCTCTGGGGCGCGCAGACCCAGCGCTCGCTGCAGAACTTCGACATTTCGGGCGAGCGCCAGCCGCTGGAAATCATCCGCGCGCTGGCACAGACCAAGCGGGCCTCGGCCGTGGTCAACCATGCGCTGGGCCTGCAGGACGACAAGAAGACCCGGGCCATCGTGGCGGCGGCCGACGAGGTGATTGCCGGGCAGCACGCGGCTGAATTCCCGCTGGTGGTGTGGCAGACCGGCTCGGGCACGCAAACCAACATGAACGTCAACGAGGTGCTGGCCAACCGGGCCAGCGAGCTGCTGGGCGGCGAGCGCGGCGAGGGGCGGCTGGTGCACCCCAACGACGATGTGAACCGCAGCCAGTCGAGCAACGACGTGTTTCCCACGGCCATGCACGTGGCCGCGGTGGACGCGATCACGCACAGGCTGCTGCCTGCCATTGCGAAACTGCGCGCCACGCTGGAAAGGAAATCCGAAGACTTCATGGACATCGTGAAGATCGGCCGCACCCACCTGCAGGACGCGACGCCGCTCACGCTGGGCCAGGAGTTTTCAGGCTATGTGGCGCAGCTGGCCCATGGCGAGGCCCATGTGCGGGCCGCGCTGCCGCACCTGTGCGAGCTGGCGCTGGGCGGCACGGCCGTGGGCACCGGCCTGAACGCGCCCAAGGGATACGCCGAGCAGGTCGCGGCCGAACTGGCGCGGCTGACCGGCCTGCCGCTGGTCACCGCGCCCAGCAAGTTCGAGGCGCTGGCCAGCGTGGACGCCCTGGTGCATGCCCATGGCGCGCTCAAGACGCTGGCGGCCAGCCTCAACAAGATCGCCAACGATGTCCGCTGGCTGGCCAGCGGGCCGCGCAGCGGCATTGGCGAGCTGAGCATCCCCGAGAACGAGCCGGGCTCGTCCATCATGCCGGGCAAGGTCAACCCCACGCAGAGCGAGGCGCTGACCATGCTGTGCGCCCAGGTCATGGGCAACGACGTGGCCATCAACATCGGCGGCATGTCGGGCAATTTCGAGCTCAATGTGTTCCGGCCCATGGTGGCGCACAACTTTCTGCAGAGCGTGCGCCTGCTGGCCGACGGCATGCGCAGCTTCAACGACCACTGCGCAGCGGGCATAGCACCCAACCGCGAGCGCATTGATGAGCTGGTGCAGCGCTCGCTGATGCTGGTCACGGCGCTCAACACCCACATTGGCTACGACAAGGCGGCCTTCATCGCCAAGAAGGCACACAAGGAGGGCAGCAGCCTGCGCGACGCGGCCATCGCCTCGGGCCATGTCACCGCGCAGCAGTTTGACCAGTGGGTGGTGCCCAGGAACATGACCGGAAGATAA
- a CDS encoding fumarate hydratase, protein MTTTIKAADLIESISAALQYISYYHPADYIAHLARAYEREQSPAAKDAIAQILTNSKMSATGHRPICQDTGIVNVFLKVGMDVRFEGFTGSLDDAINEGVRRGYNHPDNTLRASVVADPQFDRKNTRDNTPAVIVTELVPGDKLDITVAAKGGGSENKSKMYMLNPSDNVVDWVLKTVPTMGAGWCPPGMLGIGIGGTAEKAVLMAKESLMDDLDMYELQAKAEAAKTGGPALDKVEALRLELFEKVNALGIGAQGLGGLTTVLDVKIKMYPTHAASKPIAMIPNCAATRHAHFVMDGSGPVYLDPPSLDLWPNVNWAPDYNKSKKVNLDTLTKAEVASWKPGDTLLLNGKMLTGRDAAHKRIQGMLAKGEKLPVSFANRVIYYVGPVDPVKGEAVGPAGPTTSTRMDGFTEMMLAETGLIAMIGKAERGPVAIEAIKKHQSAYLMAVGGAAYLVSKAIKTAKVVGFEDLGMEAIYEFDVVDMPVTVAVDAGGTSAHITGPAEWQKKIATGEFKNIAVTAA, encoded by the coding sequence ATGACGACGACCATCAAAGCAGCCGACCTGATTGAATCGATCTCCGCCGCGCTGCAGTACATCAGCTATTACCACCCCGCCGACTACATTGCCCACCTGGCGCGCGCCTACGAGCGCGAGCAGAGCCCGGCGGCCAAGGACGCGATCGCGCAGATCCTGACCAACAGCAAGATGAGCGCGACCGGCCACCGTCCGATCTGCCAGGACACCGGCATCGTCAACGTGTTCCTCAAGGTGGGCATGGACGTGCGCTTTGAAGGATTCACCGGCAGCCTGGACGACGCCATCAACGAAGGCGTGCGGCGCGGCTACAACCACCCCGACAACACGCTGCGCGCCAGCGTGGTGGCCGACCCGCAGTTCGACCGCAAGAACACCAGGGACAACACGCCCGCGGTGATCGTCACCGAACTGGTGCCGGGCGACAAGCTGGACATCACCGTGGCGGCCAAGGGCGGCGGCTCCGAGAACAAGAGCAAGATGTACATGCTCAACCCCAGCGACAACGTGGTGGACTGGGTGCTCAAGACCGTGCCCACCATGGGCGCGGGCTGGTGCCCGCCGGGCATGCTGGGCATCGGCATTGGCGGCACGGCCGAGAAGGCCGTGCTCATGGCCAAGGAAAGCCTGATGGACGACCTGGACATGTACGAGCTGCAGGCCAAGGCCGAGGCGGCGAAGACCGGCGGCCCTGCCCTGGACAAGGTCGAGGCGCTGCGCCTGGAACTGTTCGAGAAGGTCAACGCGCTGGGCATCGGCGCGCAGGGCCTGGGCGGCCTGACCACGGTGCTGGACGTCAAGATCAAGATGTACCCCACGCACGCGGCCAGCAAGCCGATTGCCATGATCCCCAACTGCGCCGCCACGCGCCACGCGCATTTCGTGATGGACGGCTCGGGCCCGGTCTACCTCGACCCGCCCAGCCTGGACCTGTGGCCCAACGTCAACTGGGCACCCGACTACAACAAGAGCAAGAAGGTCAACCTCGACACCCTCACCAAGGCCGAGGTGGCCAGCTGGAAGCCCGGCGACACCCTGCTGCTCAACGGCAAGATGCTGACCGGCCGCGACGCCGCGCACAAGCGCATCCAGGGCATGCTGGCCAAGGGCGAGAAGCTGCCGGTGAGCTTTGCCAACCGCGTCATCTACTACGTGGGTCCGGTCGATCCCGTCAAGGGCGAGGCCGTGGGCCCGGCCGGCCCGACCACCTCCACGCGCATGGACGGCTTCACCGAGATGATGCTGGCCGAGACCGGCCTGATTGCCATGATCGGCAAGGCCGAGCGCGGCCCCGTGGCCATCGAGGCCATCAAGAAGCACCAGAGCGCCTACCTGATGGCCGTGGGCGGCGCCGCCTACCTGGTGAGCAAGGCCATCAAGACCGCGAAGGTGGTGGGCTTTGAAGACCTGGGCATGGAAGCCATCTATGAATTCGACGTGGTCGACATGCCCGTGACCGTGGCTGTGGACGCCGGCGGCACCAGCGCCCACATCACCGGCCCGGCCGAATGGCAAAAGAAGATTGCCACGGGCGAGTTCAAGAACATCGCGGTCACCGCCGCCTGA
- the murI gene encoding glutamate racemase, which yields MNPQAPIGVFDSGVGGLSVLRALRAALPGEDFVYLADNAHAPYGERGDAFVAARSRHIAHQLRVQHGIKALVVACNTATAAAIELLRAEHPGLPMVGVEPALKPAAALTRTGRVGVLATRGTLGSARFRALQASLAARAEFVLQPCDGLAEAIEQADAIKTRALCARYTRTAGLFGTETGCIDTLVLGCTHYPFAQDELRALLGPEVRLIETGEPVARHTHHVLATAGLLKPAGRHRGQVTLLASGDSAPLAAAAQRWLGI from the coding sequence GTGAACCCCCAAGCCCCGATCGGGGTGTTTGACAGCGGCGTAGGCGGCCTGAGCGTGCTCAGGGCCTTGCGGGCCGCCCTGCCCGGCGAGGACTTTGTCTACCTGGCCGACAACGCCCACGCGCCCTATGGCGAGCGCGGCGACGCCTTCGTGGCCGCGCGCTCGCGGCACATCGCCCACCAGTTGCGCGTGCAGCACGGCATCAAGGCGCTGGTGGTGGCCTGCAACACCGCCACGGCCGCCGCCATCGAGCTGCTGCGCGCCGAACACCCGGGGCTGCCCATGGTGGGCGTGGAGCCCGCGCTCAAGCCCGCCGCGGCCCTGACCCGCACCGGGCGCGTGGGCGTGCTGGCCACGCGCGGCACGCTGGGCAGTGCGCGCTTTCGCGCGCTGCAGGCCTCGCTGGCCGCTCGCGCCGAGTTTGTGCTGCAGCCCTGCGATGGCCTGGCCGAAGCCATCGAGCAGGCGGACGCTATCAAAACAAGAGCGCTATGTGCCCGCTACACAAGGACTGCAGGCCTTTTTGGCACTGAAACAGGCTGCATCGACACGCTGGTGCTGGGTTGCACCCACTACCCGTTCGCGCAAGACGAGCTGCGCGCACTGCTGGGGCCCGAAGTGCGCCTGATCGAGACCGGCGAGCCCGTGGCGCGGCACACGCACCATGTGCTGGCCACCGCTGGCCTGCTCAAGCCCGCCGGCCGCCACCGCGGGCAGGTGACCCTGCTGGCCAGCGGCGACAGCGCGCCCCTGGCGGCGGCGGCGCAGCGCTGGCTGGGGATTTAG
- a CDS encoding MFS transporter, whose translation MALFSQDALNPGVRRREVFGWAMYDFANSGYTTVVITAVFAAYFVGGIARGADWATFAWTAALSISSAIIMLTMPSIGAYADLRAAKKRLLVLVTAGCVLSTAALAWAGPGSVALAMVLVIVSNTFYGYGESLTAAFLPELARPQGMGKVSGWGWSFGYFGGMLALGLCLGYVIWAQGQGIKADSFVPVTLLITAVIYGAAALVTFRLLGERAVPNPAALRQGGLRASLARLAQTFHEARRYTDFMWLLACSVAYQGGVAVAIALAAIYAEQVIGFQQQETMVLIFVLNLAAAGGAFVWGYLQDRIGHKLALGLTLVGWIATCVIAALTTTKGGFWYAASIAGLCMGSSQSAGRAMAGMFAPHRQLAEFFGLWTFAVRLASIIGPLSYGAITWMTGGNQRTAILSTTLLFIVGLVLLTRVNVQRGREAALAADERA comes from the coding sequence ATGGCCCTTTTTTCACAGGATGCCCTCAACCCCGGCGTGCGAAGGCGCGAGGTGTTTGGCTGGGCCATGTACGACTTTGCCAACTCGGGCTACACCACCGTGGTCATCACGGCGGTCTTTGCGGCCTACTTCGTGGGCGGCATCGCGCGGGGGGCCGACTGGGCCACCTTTGCCTGGACGGCCGCGCTCAGCATCTCGTCAGCCATCATCATGCTCACCATGCCCAGCATCGGCGCCTATGCCGACTTGCGGGCCGCCAAGAAGCGCCTGCTGGTGCTGGTCACCGCGGGCTGCGTGCTGTCCACGGCGGCCCTGGCCTGGGCCGGGCCGGGCAGCGTGGCGCTGGCCATGGTGCTGGTCATCGTGTCCAACACCTTCTACGGTTATGGCGAGTCGTTGACGGCGGCCTTCCTGCCCGAGCTTGCCAGGCCCCAGGGCATGGGCAAGGTCAGCGGCTGGGGCTGGAGCTTTGGCTACTTTGGCGGCATGCTGGCGCTGGGCCTGTGCCTGGGCTATGTGATCTGGGCGCAGGGGCAGGGCATCAAGGCCGACAGCTTCGTGCCGGTGACCCTGCTGATCACGGCCGTGATTTACGGGGCCGCGGCGCTGGTCACCTTCAGGCTGCTGGGCGAGCGCGCCGTGCCCAACCCTGCCGCCCTGCGCCAGGGCGGCCTGCGGGCCTCGCTGGCCCGGCTGGCGCAGACCTTCCACGAGGCGCGGCGCTACACCGACTTCATGTGGCTGCTGGCCTGTTCGGTGGCCTACCAGGGCGGCGTGGCGGTGGCCATCGCGCTGGCGGCCATTTATGCCGAGCAGGTGATCGGCTTCCAGCAGCAGGAAACCATGGTGCTGATCTTTGTGCTGAACCTGGCCGCCGCGGGCGGTGCATTCGTGTGGGGCTACCTGCAGGACCGCATTGGCCACAAGCTGGCGCTGGGCCTCACGCTGGTGGGCTGGATCGCCACCTGCGTGATCGCGGCCCTCACCACCACCAAGGGCGGCTTCTGGTACGCGGCCAGCATTGCCGGCCTGTGCATGGGCTCCAGCCAGTCGGCCGGGCGTGCCATGGCCGGCATGTTCGCGCCGCATCGGCAGCTGGCCGAGTTCTTCGGGCTGTGGACCTTTGCGGTGCGCCTGGCCAGCATCATCGGCCCCCTGAGCTATGGCGCCATCACCTGGATGACCGGCGGCAACCAGCGCACCGCCATCCTGTCCACGACGCTGCTGTTCATCGTGGGGCTGGTGCTGCTCACCCGGGTCAATGTGCAGCGCGGGCGCGAGGCCGCGCTGGCGGCCGACGAGCGGGCCTAA